A window of Vigna unguiculata cultivar IT97K-499-35 chromosome 4, ASM411807v1, whole genome shotgun sequence contains these coding sequences:
- the LOC114181388 gene encoding protein PLASTID MOVEMENT IMPAIRED 2-like, producing MNMDGSASKHSKPGGNSTRVGLVKTAANMYGNRIADVNGPLLREEFSTKSSSKAKELHRTRRDIVLYKESKQAAESAKAEAETELSNAKRTVKDLFSMIGESSYRAKAQMREMASSLKKYRKPSKNDGDNEHSRVMRELEHAKRELFQLKLDAASVVEEKLRAEKEIEASRSNVLSWSRVAQKLMKEIEAANEEQVVVELARMDALKELRDMEALENARNKLKEAIKEIEESEELEKKLARAMSEIDILKNELKLVNKRVERGESMEQTKDETGGDVGVLETIKEEIEAAKKDLASIRGQGFKFMASMDVTRNELKEVNAEAVHLKNTESKKGTKVRNISYKLLRAKSKLETVTAAEEKAKSVVMNLSQTLDELRSETEAAKKEKEVIKEEVTATKEEIKKATLEINEGEERLQGAMQELERVKSSEALVLEKLKILTENAMRERSLTNPGSTLIVISKFEYDYLSNHAAEAKQIADKKVEAAKAWVEAVKANEKEIVMKTKMAERKLEEKMAPKRVINNEESENWSKKREKYPSRELQRAMSRKSKKSEGSSTPSRVHKFQKGTSPVTRPLSPFIVKKKKKVIPNWTKIFRGKKEKH from the exons ATGAATATGGATGGCTCGGCCTCAAAGCACTCAAAGCCTGGTGGTAACTCAACGAGAGTTGGTTTGGTTAAAACTGCTGCTAACATGTATGGTAACAGGATTGCAGATGTTAATGGTCCTTTGCTCAGAGAAGAATTCTCCACG AAGAGCTCTTCAAAAGCAAAAGAACTCCACAGAACGAGAAGGGATATTGTCCTGTACAAAGAGAGCAAACAGGCTGCAGAATCTGCAAAAGCTGAAGCAGAAACCGAGCTTTCTAATGCTAAAAGGACGGTGAAAGATCTTTTCTCTATGATCGGGGAATCTAGCTACAGGGCAAAAGCCCAGATGAGAGAAATGGCATCATCACTAAAGAAGTATAGGAAGCCAAGCAAGAACGATGGTGATAATGAGCATTCACGAGTGATGAGGGAATTGGAACATGCTAAACGGGAATTGTTTCAACTCAAGCTGGACGCGGCTTCTGTTGTGGAAGAGAAACTTCGAGCAGAGAAGGAAATAGAAGCATCGAGATCCAACGTGCTGTCATGGTCAAGAGTTGCACAAAAGCTGATGAAGGAGATTGAAGCAGCCAATGAAGAACAGGTGGTGGTTGAATTGGCCCGGATGGACGCTTTGAAAGAACTGAGAGACATGGAAGCTCTGGAGAATGCAAGGAACAAGTTGAAAGAGGCCATCAAGGAAATAGAGGAGTCAGAAGAGCTTGAAAAGAAATTGGCCAGGGCAATGTCTGAAATTGATATCTTGAAGAATGAACTGAAGTTGGTGAATAAAAGGGTTGAAAGAGGTGAGAGCATGGAGCAGACGAAAGACGAAACAGGAGGAGATGTTGGTGTGTTGGAGactataaaagaagaaatagaggCTGCAAAGAAAGATTTAGCTTCGATAAGAGGTCAGGGTTTTAAATTTATGGCCTCCATGGATGTTACAAGAAATGAGCTGAAGGAAGTGAATGCCGAAGCGGTTCATTTGAAGAACACGGAATCAAAAAAAGGTACAAAAGTGAGAAACATCAGTTACAAGCTTTTGAGAGCAAAATCTAAGCTAGAGACAGTGACTGCTGCTGAGGAAAAGGCCAAGTCAGTAGTCATGAACCTGTCACAAACCCTCGATGAGCTCAGGTCCGAAACAGAAGCAgcaaagaaggaaaaagaggTTATAAAAGAAGAGGTTACAGCCACTAAAGAAGAGATAAAAAAGGCTACGTTGGAGATAAACGAGGGTGAGGAAAGGTTGCAGGGTGCCATGCAGGAGCTTGAAAGAGTGAAATCATCAGAAGCTTTGGTCTTAGAGAAGCTGAAGATTCTCACGGAGAACGCCATGAGAGAGAGAAGCTTAACAAATCCTGGTAGTACCTTGATTGTGATCTCAAAGTTTGAATACGATTATTTGAGCAACCATGCAGCGGAGGCAAAACAAATTGCTGACAAGAAAGTTGAAGCGGCGAAGGCGTGGGTTGAAGCTGTGAAGGCCAATGAGAAGGAGATAGTGATGAAAACAAAGATGGCAGAGAGAAAACTGGAAGAGAAGATGGCTCCAAAGAGAGTTATTAACAATGAAGAGTCTGAGAATTGGtcgaaaaagagagagaagtaTCCATCAAGAGAGTTGCAGCGTGCCATGTCAAGAAAGAGCAAGAAATCTGAAGGAAGCTCCACACCTTCCAGGGTTCATAAGTTTCAGAAGGGAACTTCACCAGTAACTCGTCCTTTGAGTCCTTTCATTgttaagaagaagaagaaggtgatACCAAATTGGACCAAGATTTTTAGagggaagaaagaaaaacactaG
- the LOC114181389 gene encoding 50S ribosomal protein L10, chloroplastic-like, which translates to MESTATAAMTFAVPSTKAQAHARYRVLARPTNPFTVPAGGLAQRPPARHLCIRAAIPRTKKEETVETVREQLENCYLLAGINYKGFTVKQFQELRKTFPESTKLIVAKNTLVYKAVEGTPWETLKPCMKGMNVWLFVHSEEIPAALKPYRDFQREKKLEDNDFTGAVFEGKFYGPDEFKKLETLPTRAEIYATLLGALKGPSSALVSTLQAPSRELLLVLKAHIKNLEEQQQGLPQ; encoded by the coding sequence ATGGAATCGACGGCCACTGCTGCGATGACCTTCGCCGTTCCCTCCACCAAGGCCCAGGCCCATGCCCGCTACCGAGTTCTGGCACGGCCCACCAACCCGTTCACCGTGCCCGCCGGCGGGCTGGCCCAGCGGCCGCCCGCGCGGCACCTCTGTATCCGGGCGGCGATTCCCCGCACGAAGAAAGAGGAAACTGTGGAGACGGTGCGGGAGCAGTTGGAAAACTGCTACCTTCTGGCGGGCATAAACTACAAGGGGTTCACCGTGAAGCAGTTCCAGGAGCTTCGGAAGACGTTCCCGGAGAGCACGAAGCTGATCGTGGCGAAGAACACGCTGGTGTACAAGGCCGTGGAGGGAACCCCCTGGGAGACGCTGAAACCCTGCATGAAGGGCATGAATGTGTGGCTCTTCGTTCACTCCGAGGAGATCCCCGCCGCACTCAAGCCCTACCGGGACTTCCAGAGGGAGAAGAAGCTCGAGGACAACGACTTCACCGGCGCCGTTTTCGAGGGCAAGTTTTACGGCCCCGACGAGTTTAAGAAGCTCGAGACTTTGCCCACGCGCGCCGAGATTTATGCCACTCTTTTGGGGGCTCTCAAGGGCCCTTCTTCCGCTCTCGTTTCCACCCTTCAGGCTCCTTCTAGAGAACTTCTGTTGGTCCTCAAGGCTCATATCAAGAACCTTGAAGAGCAGCAACAAGGTCTTCCGCAGTAG
- the LOC114180326 gene encoding uncharacterized protein LOC114180326 isoform X2, which translates to MCSYGGHILPRPGTNSLFYAGGETRILSIHRRTLATLSSFRTHLSTLLSLKYPFTLKYQLPHLHLDSLITLASDEDLHILVDEHHRSSSRIRLFVFPAFRHPKSESWFLDALKCSSIMHHSFPLDATSSSVTPPLHHHPSSLPSDSTVSSIISQRHNICYQDPVQVETQIPFVSNNANVNALYSSFPRFNPLLQSATRNLPLHHIYQQPRPSTHLLYQTNPVCPVYLVPVTLPMTASTQPSMNLNVSSLGFHVPHNYTSNSHNYLTHTQTAPLVHHHQPQSQNISITSVESPESGNELHNNLARDQIYKSQPPPPALPSKHQTLRKDTAELLSEALSQLHVDSRSR; encoded by the exons ATGTGCAGCTACGGCGGCCACATACTCCCCCGTCCCGGCACCAACTCCCTCTTCTACGCCGGCGGCGAAACCCGCATCCTCTCCATCCACCGCCGCACCCTCGCCACGCTCTCCTCCTTCCGCACCCATCTCTCCACCCTCCTCTCTCTCAAATACCCCTTCACTCTCAAGTACCAGCTCCCCCACCTCCACCTCGACTCCCTCATCACCCTCGCCTCCGACGAAGACCTCCACATCCTCGTCGACGAGCACCACCGCTCCTCCTCCCGCATCAGACTCTTCGTCTTCCCCGCTTTCCGCCACCCCAAAAGTGAGTCATGGTTCTTGGACGCCCTCAAGTGCTCCTCCATCATGCACCACTCCTTCCCTCTCGACGCCACCTCTTCCTCCGTCACCCCTCCCCTCCATCACCACCCCTCTTCTCTTCCAAG TGATAGTACTGTTTCCAGCATCATTTCGCAGCGGCACAATATATGTTATCAGGACCCTGTTCAAGTTGAAACTCAAATCCCCTTTGTTTCCAATAATGCAAATGTGAATGCACTGTATTCTTCATTTCCACGCTTTAATCCACTGCTGCAATCTGCTACACGCAATTTACCTCTTCACCATATTTACCAGCAACCTCGTCCTTCCACGCATCTGCTTTATCAAACCAATCCTGTTTGCCCCGTATACCTCGTACCTGTTACTCTGCCTATGACAGCCTCCACTCAACCATCAATGAATCTAAATGTTTCATCTTTAGGTTTCCATGTACCACATAACTATACCTCTAACTCTCACAACTACTTAACACACACACAAACTGCACCACTCGTTCATCATCATCAACCTCAATCTCAGAATATATCTATTACTTCCGTGGAATCTCCCGAGAGTGGGAATGAACTTCACAACAACCTTGCTCGTGATCAGATATACAAATCTCAGCCCCCACCTCCGGCATTGCCTTCTAAACACCAAACCTTGAGAAAAGACACGGCGGAGTTGTTGTCTGAAGCTCTTTCTCAGTTGCATGTGGATAGCCGCAGCAGATAG
- the LOC114180326 gene encoding uncharacterized protein LOC114180326 isoform X1 codes for MDSAESTAKLRLMCSYGGHILPRPGTNSLFYAGGETRILSIHRRTLATLSSFRTHLSTLLSLKYPFTLKYQLPHLHLDSLITLASDEDLHILVDEHHRSSSRIRLFVFPAFRHPKSESWFLDALKCSSIMHHSFPLDATSSSVTPPLHHHPSSLPSDSTVSSIISQRHNICYQDPVQVETQIPFVSNNANVNALYSSFPRFNPLLQSATRNLPLHHIYQQPRPSTHLLYQTNPVCPVYLVPVTLPMTASTQPSMNLNVSSLGFHVPHNYTSNSHNYLTHTQTAPLVHHHQPQSQNISITSVESPESGNELHNNLARDQIYKSQPPPPALPSKHQTLRKDTAELLSEALSQLHVDSRSR; via the exons ATGGACTCTGCAGAATCCACCGCCAAGCTCCGTCTCATGTGCAGCTACGGCGGCCACATACTCCCCCGTCCCGGCACCAACTCCCTCTTCTACGCCGGCGGCGAAACCCGCATCCTCTCCATCCACCGCCGCACCCTCGCCACGCTCTCCTCCTTCCGCACCCATCTCTCCACCCTCCTCTCTCTCAAATACCCCTTCACTCTCAAGTACCAGCTCCCCCACCTCCACCTCGACTCCCTCATCACCCTCGCCTCCGACGAAGACCTCCACATCCTCGTCGACGAGCACCACCGCTCCTCCTCCCGCATCAGACTCTTCGTCTTCCCCGCTTTCCGCCACCCCAAAAGTGAGTCATGGTTCTTGGACGCCCTCAAGTGCTCCTCCATCATGCACCACTCCTTCCCTCTCGACGCCACCTCTTCCTCCGTCACCCCTCCCCTCCATCACCACCCCTCTTCTCTTCCAAG TGATAGTACTGTTTCCAGCATCATTTCGCAGCGGCACAATATATGTTATCAGGACCCTGTTCAAGTTGAAACTCAAATCCCCTTTGTTTCCAATAATGCAAATGTGAATGCACTGTATTCTTCATTTCCACGCTTTAATCCACTGCTGCAATCTGCTACACGCAATTTACCTCTTCACCATATTTACCAGCAACCTCGTCCTTCCACGCATCTGCTTTATCAAACCAATCCTGTTTGCCCCGTATACCTCGTACCTGTTACTCTGCCTATGACAGCCTCCACTCAACCATCAATGAATCTAAATGTTTCATCTTTAGGTTTCCATGTACCACATAACTATACCTCTAACTCTCACAACTACTTAACACACACACAAACTGCACCACTCGTTCATCATCATCAACCTCAATCTCAGAATATATCTATTACTTCCGTGGAATCTCCCGAGAGTGGGAATGAACTTCACAACAACCTTGCTCGTGATCAGATATACAAATCTCAGCCCCCACCTCCGGCATTGCCTTCTAAACACCAAACCTTGAGAAAAGACACGGCGGAGTTGTTGTCTGAAGCTCTTTCTCAGTTGCATGTGGATAGCCGCAGCAGATAG
- the LOC114181595 gene encoding protein DETOXIFICATION 9-like, translated as MENSREMMNKEMAAPLVRKSGEEEEEVASLSSESTFWEELKRISSMAAPMVAVTVSQYLLQVVSLMMVGHLGALVSFSGVAIATSFAEVTGFSVLLGMSGALETLCGQMYGAEEYRKFGNYTWCATVTLILVCVPISVVWIFTDKILMVFGQDPEISGAACEYCICLMPALFGHAVLQALTRYFQTQSMIFPMVFSSITSLCLHVPICWGLVFALGLGHVGAALAIGVSYWLNVVWLAIYMLYSPACQKTRIVFSCSALLCIPEFLKLAIPSGLMFCFEWWSFEVLTLLAGLLPNPQLETAVLSVCLNATTLHYFVPYAVGASASTRVSNELGAGNPKTAKGAVRVVVILVVAEAVIVSTVFFSCRHILGYAYSNDMEVVDYVSSIAPLLCVSVSADSLIGALSGVARGGGFQQIGAYVNLGAYYLVGIPIGLFLGFHLQLNAKGLWIGTLSGSIVQVIILAIVTALTDWQKEATKVRERVVENSSKSHTALV; from the exons ATGGAAAATTCTAGGGAGATGATGAATAAGGAGATGGCAGCACCACTGGTAAGAAAGagtggtgaagaagaagaagaagtagcATCATTATCATCGGAGAGTACATTCTGGGAAGAGCTGAAGAGGATAAGCTCCATGGCGGCTCCAATGGTGGCTGTTACGGTTTCACAGTACCTTCTGCAGGTTGTGTCACTCATGATGGTGGGACATCTGGGAGCACTGGTTTCCTTCTCCGGGGTTGCTATTGCCACCTCTTTTGCTGAAGTTACCGGTTTCAGTGTCCTT TTGGGAATGTCTGGTGCATTGGAAACTTTGTGCGGGCAAATGTACGGTGCAGAGGAGTATAGAAAGTTTGGGAACTACACATGGTGTGCCACAGTGACTCTGATATTGGTTTGTGTCCCCATATCTGTGGTGTGGATATTCACTGATAAAATACTGATGGTGTTTGGTCAAGACCCTGAAATTTCTGGTGCAGCTTGTGAGTACTGCATATGCCTCATGCCAGCGCTGTTTGGGCATGCTGTTCTTCAGGCTCTCACTCGGTACTTCCAGACTCAGAGTATGATCTTTCCCATGGTTTTCAGCTCAATTACCTCACTGTGTTTGCATGTTCCTATTTGTTGGGGTCTGGTTTTTGCGTTGGGGCTAGGACACGTTGGAGCTGCGTTAGCCATTGGAGTTTCTTATTGGTTGAATGTGGTTTGGCTTGCAATTTACATGCTCTACTCGCCGGCTTGTCAAAAAACCAGGATTGTGTTTTCTTGTAGTGCTTTACTTTGCATTCCTGAGTTCTTGAAATTAGCTATCCCTTCAGGACTCATGTTTTG TTTTGAATGGTGGTCTTTTGAGGTGCTAACTTTACTTGCAGGGCTTTTGCCTAATCCCCAGCTTGAAACCGCAGTACTCTCAGTCTG CCTTAATGCTACTACCTTACACTACTTCGTTCCTTACGCTGTTGGAGCTTCTGCAAG CACTCGGGTTTCAAATGAACTAGGTGCAGGAAATCCAAAAACAGCCAAAGGTGCTGTGCGTGTGGTTGTGATTCTTGTGGTTGCAGAGGCAGTTATTGTGAGCACAGTGTTCTTCAGTTGCCGACATATCTTAGGATACGCATATAGCAATGACATGGAAGTTGTGGATTATGTTTCAAGCATAGCTCCTCTCCTCTGTGTGTCTGTCAGTGCAGACAGTCTAATCGGAGCACTTTCTG GGGTAGCGAGAGGTGGAGGATTTCAGCAAATAGGTGCTTACGTGAACCTGGGAGCCTACTATCTTGTGGGAATTCCTATAGGTTTGTTTTTGGGTTTCCATCTACAGCTAAATGCCAAGGGCCTTTGGATAGGAACTCTATCAGGCTCTATTGTACAAGTAATTATTCTTGCCATCGTAACAGCACTAACAGATTGGCAGAAAGAG GCTACTAAAGTTAGGGAGAGAGTGGTGGAGAATTCAAGTAAAAGTCACACTGCACTTGTTTGA